In Chryseobacterium turcicum, a single window of DNA contains:
- a CDS encoding SMP-30/gluconolactonase/LRE family protein, with amino-acid sequence MKNILNAGLVGLLLALTSCQSTNYNAMLENAEPQLISSQFSFTEGPAADKAGNVYFTDQPNDKIYFWDWKTNKVSLFLDKTGRANGTYFDENDHLITCSDNEGEIWKIGKDKSVEVLSKGFEGKRLNGPNDLWLDGNGGIYFTDPLYKREYWQDFKVEIPEKNLYYRNKNGKISKLETFVQPNGIIGSVKLKKLYVSDIDAGKTYVYDILGEGKLSEKKLFCEMGSDGMTLDKQGNLYITGDGVTVFNTQGEKVHHVKIPEDWTGNVTFGGEKNNVLFITASKSVYILPTKTTGLK; translated from the coding sequence ATGAAAAATATATTGAATGCAGGTCTTGTTGGTTTGCTTTTGGCATTGACCAGTTGCCAGTCAACAAATTATAATGCTATGCTTGAAAATGCCGAACCGCAATTAATATCCAGCCAATTTTCATTTACCGAAGGTCCTGCCGCAGATAAAGCCGGAAATGTTTATTTTACAGACCAACCCAACGATAAGATTTATTTCTGGGATTGGAAAACCAATAAAGTATCCTTGTTTTTAGATAAAACAGGTCGAGCTAACGGAACTTATTTCGATGAAAATGATCATCTGATTACGTGTTCAGACAATGAAGGTGAGATTTGGAAAATTGGTAAAGATAAGTCGGTTGAGGTTTTATCTAAAGGTTTTGAAGGAAAACGATTAAATGGCCCCAATGACCTTTGGTTAGATGGTAATGGTGGAATTTATTTCACCGATCCTTTGTATAAAAGAGAGTATTGGCAAGATTTTAAAGTAGAAATTCCTGAGAAAAATCTGTATTACAGAAATAAAAACGGTAAAATTTCAAAACTGGAAACTTTTGTTCAGCCTAATGGGATTATTGGAAGCGTAAAGTTGAAAAAACTCTATGTTTCAGATATTGATGCCGGAAAAACCTATGTTTATGATATTCTGGGTGAAGGGAAATTGTCTGAAAAGAAACTTTTCTGTGAGATGGGTTCAGACGGAATGACGCTTGATAAACAAGGGAATTTGTACATCACAGGAGATGGGGTCACTGTTTTTAATACTCAAGGTGAAAAAGTACATCACGTTAAAATTCCTGAAGACTGGACAGGAAATGTAACTTTCGGAGGCGAAAAGAATAATGTTTTGTTTATTACTGCTTCAAAATCAGTTTACATTTTACCAACGAAAACAACAGGATTGAAATAG
- a CDS encoding MerR family transcriptional regulator: protein MKTNLPDKLYYSIGEVAKAFDVNASLIRYWEQEFPIIKPKKNKKGNRYFTPDDIKNLKIIYHLVKEKGYTLDGAKIALTTNSKISETVTLIDRLEFVKAELLKLKDSLVEKDSE, encoded by the coding sequence ATGAAGACAAATTTACCCGACAAACTGTATTATTCGATAGGAGAAGTTGCAAAAGCATTCGATGTAAACGCTTCATTGATAAGATATTGGGAACAGGAATTCCCCATCATCAAACCTAAAAAAAACAAAAAAGGAAACCGCTACTTCACTCCGGATGACATCAAAAACCTGAAAATCATTTATCATTTGGTAAAAGAAAAAGGATACACACTTGACGGAGCGAAAATAGCACTCACCACAAATTCAAAAATTTCTGAAACGGTGACCTTAATCGACCGTTTAGAATTTGTAAAGGCAGAATTACTTAAACTAAAAGATTCTTTGGTAGAAAAAGATTCTGAATAA
- a CDS encoding type IA DNA topoisomerase: MKLCIAEKPSVARDIAKVLGATMPKQGYMEGNGYCVTWTFGHLCTLKEPHDYGPQYKSWNLFLLPIIPQSFGIKLIPNKGVENQFKVIERLVAECDEVINCGDAGQEGELIQRWVLQKAKCDKPVQRLWISSLTEEAIKEGFQKLKPAEDYKNLYLAGNARAIGDWLLGINATRLFTKKFGGNKAVLSIGRVQTPTLAMLVQRQKEIEAFSTEEYWELKTKYRDVIFNAAIDRLKTLERAEKGLEYLKVNPFEIVSFEIKEGKEKNPRLFDLTGLQVEANKKYGYSADSTLKYIQSLYEKKHVTYPRVDTTYLSESLYPKIGGILQSMVIYKDLISPLLEEPIPKSKTVFDDAKVTDHHAIIPTEIPPSQSLMREEKLIYDLIAKRFIAVFYPECKISNTLVEAQVGTIPFKTSGRQILEPGWRAVYAKDAKEEPTDKEKDKEEEQTIPEFKVGETGPHDPMIHQGKTSPPKPYTEATLLRAMETAGKQVDDDELREMLKNNGIGRPSTRANIIETLFKRKYIEKKRKNLIATQTGIQLIDTIEDELLKSPELTGEWELKLRKIESGEYEANQFKDELIQMVTELTKKVVDGKAKVFTLHEEKEEVKEKKKREPAVKKELQSWEETQCPKCKTHNLMKGKTAIGCSDFKNCGFKVSFDIFGKKLSDKQLMDLVLKGKTSKLKGFTAHPESLTEGIVSLSPEFMTVLV; encoded by the coding sequence ATGAAACTTTGTATTGCCGAAAAACCCAGTGTTGCCAGAGATATTGCTAAAGTATTGGGCGCAACTATGCCTAAACAAGGCTATATGGAAGGAAACGGCTATTGTGTGACATGGACTTTCGGACATCTTTGTACCCTAAAAGAACCTCACGATTACGGCCCGCAATACAAATCTTGGAATTTATTTTTACTGCCGATTATTCCCCAAAGTTTCGGTATCAAATTAATTCCGAATAAAGGGGTTGAAAATCAGTTTAAAGTCATCGAAAGATTGGTAGCCGAATGTGATGAGGTTATCAATTGCGGGGATGCTGGTCAGGAAGGAGAGCTTATTCAGCGTTGGGTTTTGCAAAAAGCAAAATGCGATAAACCGGTACAACGTTTATGGATTTCATCGTTGACGGAAGAAGCGATTAAAGAAGGTTTTCAAAAATTAAAACCTGCCGAAGATTACAAAAATCTTTATCTCGCAGGAAATGCAAGAGCGATAGGAGACTGGTTATTGGGAATTAATGCAACACGTCTTTTTACCAAAAAATTTGGTGGAAATAAAGCGGTTTTATCCATTGGAAGAGTGCAGACTCCAACTTTGGCAATGCTTGTTCAACGTCAGAAAGAAATTGAAGCATTTTCAACCGAAGAATATTGGGAATTGAAAACCAAATATCGTGATGTAATTTTCAATGCTGCGATTGACCGTCTCAAAACGTTAGAACGTGCCGAAAAAGGTTTGGAATATCTGAAAGTAAATCCTTTTGAGATTGTTTCATTTGAAATTAAAGAGGGAAAAGAAAAAAATCCGAGATTGTTTGATTTGACCGGACTTCAGGTGGAAGCCAACAAAAAATACGGATATTCTGCAGACAGCACCTTAAAATATATTCAGAGTCTTTACGAGAAAAAACATGTTACGTATCCTCGTGTTGATACGACGTATCTATCAGAAAGTTTGTATCCGAAAATTGGAGGTATTCTTCAAAGTATGGTTATTTATAAGGATTTAATTTCGCCTTTATTGGAAGAACCGATTCCAAAATCTAAAACGGTATTTGATGATGCAAAAGTAACCGACCACCATGCAATTATTCCGACCGAAATTCCGCCTTCTCAAAGTTTAATGAGAGAAGAAAAACTCATTTATGATTTGATTGCGAAACGTTTTATTGCCGTTTTTTATCCTGAATGTAAAATTTCTAATACTCTGGTTGAGGCTCAGGTAGGAACAATTCCCTTTAAAACAAGCGGAAGACAGATTCTCGAACCGGGTTGGAGAGCTGTTTATGCAAAAGATGCCAAAGAAGAACCGACCGATAAAGAAAAAGATAAGGAAGAAGAACAGACGATTCCTGAGTTTAAAGTGGGGGAAACAGGACCTCACGACCCGATGATTCATCAGGGGAAAACTTCACCGCCAAAACCTTACACGGAAGCAACATTACTTCGAGCGATGGAAACTGCCGGAAAGCAAGTGGATGATGATGAACTTCGTGAAATGCTGAAAAATAACGGAATCGGAAGACCTTCGACCCGTGCCAATATTATCGAAACACTTTTCAAGCGAAAATATATTGAGAAGAAAAGAAAAAATTTGATTGCTACCCAAACCGGCATTCAGTTAATCGATACCATCGAAGATGAATTGCTGAAAAGCCCCGAACTAACAGGGGAGTGGGAATTAAAACTTCGTAAAATTGAAAGCGGAGAATACGAAGCCAACCAGTTTAAAGATGAATTGATACAAATGGTGACCGAGCTCACCAAAAAAGTCGTAGATGGAAAAGCAAAAGTATTCACTTTGCATGAAGAAAAGGAAGAAGTAAAAGAAAAGAAAAAGCGTGAACCTGCTGTAAAAAAAGAATTACAGTCGTGGGAAGAAACTCAATGCCCGAAATGTAAAACACACAATTTGATGAAAGGAAAAACCGCAATCGGATGTTCCGATTTTAAAAACTGCGGCTTTAAAGTTTCATTTGATATTTTCGGTAAAAAACTTTCCGATAAACAATTGATGGATTTAGTTTTAAAAGGAAAAACCTCCAAATTAAAAGGCTTCACAGCACATCCCGAAAGTTTAACAGAAGGAATTGTTTCTCTATCGCCTGAATTTATGACAGTTTTAGTATAA
- the ccoG gene encoding cytochrome c oxidase accessory protein CcoG, whose protein sequence is MSIQQGNIKIPGSDGEAFRDSVGTMDDTGKRKWVFPRKPKGKFTNYRDYTSYVLLALFFGIPFLKINNNPFLLINLIDRKFFILGQSFYLQDFFILALGAVISVIFVMLFTVVFGRIFCGWLCPQTVFMEMVFRKIEYWIEGDRNKQMKLARQSWDSEKIRKRLLKWSVFFMTSVIISHFMFMYIVGYENIFKIIQEGPVEHPLHFTAMLSFSLVFYFVFAWLREQVCTLICPYGRLQGVLIDKQTINVYYDTKRGEGRAKWRNGEDRKSLGKGDCIDCGQCVVVCPTGIDIRNGQQLECVNCTACIDACDEVMVKVGLPTGLVRYATEAEIETGKKLGITSRMLITTIFLGLLIGFLGYLLNDRGSMEAKFIKPAGSTFFVRDGKIINNFTYTFLNKTNEKKVITIKVTHPNHAEIISSGPSKITLKGDQILKGSISIAFPENEIKSAKQNITFVVLDDKNEVLDTFETTFEGPFKLTL, encoded by the coding sequence ATGAGCATTCAGCAGGGAAATATAAAAATTCCGGGAAGTGATGGGGAAGCGTTCAGAGATTCTGTAGGAACAATGGACGATACAGGAAAGCGAAAATGGGTATTTCCAAGAAAACCAAAAGGTAAATTTACCAATTACAGAGATTATACAAGTTATGTCTTATTAGCGTTATTTTTTGGAATTCCATTTTTAAAAATCAATAATAATCCGTTTCTATTAATCAATCTTATCGATAGAAAATTTTTTATTCTGGGGCAATCTTTCTACCTGCAGGATTTTTTCATTTTAGCTTTGGGAGCGGTGATTTCTGTTATTTTTGTCATGCTTTTCACTGTCGTTTTCGGAAGAATATTTTGTGGATGGCTGTGTCCGCAAACCGTTTTCATGGAAATGGTTTTCCGTAAAATAGAATATTGGATTGAAGGTGACCGTAACAAACAAATGAAACTCGCCAGACAGAGTTGGGATTCTGAGAAAATAAGAAAGAGACTTTTAAAATGGTCAGTTTTCTTTATGACGTCAGTGATTATCTCCCACTTTATGTTTATGTACATTGTTGGATATGAAAACATTTTTAAAATCATTCAGGAAGGACCAGTAGAACATCCTTTGCATTTTACGGCAATGCTTTCTTTTTCATTAGTCTTTTATTTTGTTTTTGCCTGGTTGCGTGAGCAGGTTTGCACCTTAATCTGTCCTTATGGAAGACTGCAAGGCGTACTAATAGACAAGCAAACCATCAATGTCTATTACGATACAAAAAGAGGAGAAGGTCGCGCCAAATGGAGAAACGGAGAAGACAGAAAATCTTTAGGAAAAGGTGACTGTATTGATTGTGGACAATGCGTAGTCGTTTGCCCTACAGGAATTGACATCAGAAACGGTCAGCAATTAGAATGTGTCAACTGTACTGCCTGTATCGACGCTTGTGATGAGGTCATGGTAAAAGTGGGTTTACCTACTGGATTGGTACGCTATGCCACAGAAGCAGAAATTGAAACCGGAAAAAAACTCGGGATAACTTCAAGGATGCTCATCACTACAATATTTTTGGGATTATTGATTGGGTTTTTAGGGTATTTATTAAACGACAGAGGTTCTATGGAAGCAAAATTTATAAAGCCGGCCGGCTCAACATTTTTCGTGAGAGACGGAAAAATCATCAATAATTTCACCTATACTTTTTTAAATAAAACGAATGAGAAAAAAGTAATTACAATAAAAGTAACGCATCCCAATCATGCCGAAATTATCTCTTCAGGCCCGAGCAAAATCACTTTAAAAGGTGACCAGATTCTTAAAGGTTCTATCAGTATTGCTTTCCCTGAAAATGAAATAAAATCGGCCAAACAAAATATAACATTTGTTGTTTTAGATGATAAAAATGAAGTTTTAGATACTTTTGAAACAACTTTTGAAGGACCTTTTAAGCTTACATTGTAA
- a CDS encoding DEAD/DEAH box helicase, translating into MELESIYKKLQIQDMNQMQKSTYKTSENNTDVVLLSPTGSGKTLAFLFPLLRNLSKESTGIQAVILVPARELALQIEQVFKSMGSDFKVTVCYGGHDKKIEVNNLKEAPAVLIGTPGRIAYHLRNKNLDVKTIKYLVLDEFDKALEFGFHDDMEYIIENMYNLFQRILTSATSMDEIPSFTGLKDEKVIDFLKTGENKPDIQLKKVITTSEEKLDTLFHLICKIGNKRMLIFCNHREAVDRISELLREKGIDRETFHGGMEQDERERALLKFRNDTARVLITTDLAARGLDIPEVESIVHYQLPTTEDAFIHRNGRTARMNAKGSVYLIMTETEKFPFIRKDTPEESVTEFSTVPKNSPFQTIYISAGKKDKVNKVDIVGYLIKKGELQKEDLGLIEVKDTTSYVAVSRNKVRELLKKLSTEKLKGKKVKMEVAY; encoded by the coding sequence ATGGAATTAGAATCTATTTATAAAAAACTGCAGATTCAGGATATGAATCAAATGCAGAAATCTACATACAAAACTTCCGAAAACAATACCGATGTTGTGTTGTTATCACCTACAGGATCAGGGAAAACGTTGGCTTTTCTCTTCCCTTTATTGAGAAATTTATCTAAAGAATCTACAGGAATTCAAGCTGTTATTTTGGTTCCAGCAAGAGAATTAGCTTTGCAGATTGAGCAGGTTTTTAAATCGATGGGGTCAGATTTTAAGGTGACGGTTTGCTATGGCGGTCATGATAAAAAAATTGAGGTTAATAATCTAAAGGAAGCTCCAGCGGTATTAATCGGAACTCCCGGAAGAATTGCCTATCATCTAAGAAATAAAAATCTTGATGTAAAAACAATTAAATATCTGGTTCTCGATGAGTTTGATAAAGCCTTAGAATTTGGTTTTCACGATGATATGGAGTATATCATTGAAAATATGTACAACCTTTTTCAAAGAATTTTGACTTCAGCAACTTCAATGGATGAAATTCCAAGTTTTACAGGTTTGAAAGACGAAAAAGTAATTGACTTCCTGAAAACCGGAGAAAACAAACCTGATATTCAATTAAAAAAGGTAATCACCACTTCTGAGGAAAAATTGGATACTTTATTTCACCTTATCTGTAAAATAGGAAATAAAAGAATGCTTATTTTCTGTAATCACAGAGAAGCAGTAGACCGTATTTCTGAGCTTTTGCGTGAAAAAGGTATTGACCGTGAAACGTTCCATGGCGGAATGGAACAAGACGAAAGAGAACGTGCATTATTGAAATTCAGAAACGACACCGCAAGAGTATTAATCACCACAGATTTGGCGGCAAGAGGTCTAGACATCCCAGAAGTAGAATCGATTGTGCATTATCAGCTTCCAACAACTGAAGATGCTTTCATCCACCGAAACGGAAGAACAGCTAGGATGAACGCGAAAGGTTCTGTTTATTTAATTATGACTGAAACCGAAAAGTTCCCATTCATCAGAAAAGACACTCCTGAAGAGTCTGTAACAGAATTTTCTACCGTTCCTAAAAACTCACCATTCCAGACGATTTACATCAGCGCCGGAAAAAAGGACAAGGTAAATAAAGTAGATATCGTAGGATATTTAATAAAAAAAGGGGAACTGCAGAAAGAAGATTTAGGTCTGATTGAAGTAAAAGACACCACTTCTTATGTAGCTGTTTCCAGAAATAAAGTAAGAGAATTACTTAAAAAACTAAGCACCGAGAAGCTAAAAGGTAAAAAAGTAAAAATGGAGGTTGCTTATTAA
- a CDS encoding helix-hairpin-helix domain-containing protein codes for MKKNYYQKMGVLGILLLTLTIFQNYTDKSEIKFPELTFISENLPAESLSDFNPNDLDETQWQKLGFSEKQTATILKYKKIVGGKFLSKEQLKKCYAISEEKYSQLNSFILLPETNSEAKGNSGFKSYEKKSLNITRKFNPDQLSQADWENMGFSEKQAAAILKYKNYLGGSFVSKEKFKECFIINEENYTKLEPYLILPAKTPANFNAYAGKSNSFKTKTVQTNFDPNTLDVNGWMALGFSEKQANVIVNYRDRNLKGSFKNLEDIKNCFVISAEKFEELKPFIKLNVSTMAKNSDEKKPEPKQDKTDFSKTDMNSITFKQLLEFGLDEKSAGSMIGFRKKLGGFMTKEQILETYNIDKDLVQKLLSIAPLDNSKVERHTLVDAPEEWLKNHPYFKYSADKIIYYRISNPDDKKIWKLLKTKPEYEARMRLYLK; via the coding sequence ATGAAAAAAAATTACTATCAAAAGATGGGAGTTTTGGGAATACTCCTTCTTACGCTCACCATATTTCAAAATTACACGGATAAAAGTGAAATAAAATTTCCCGAACTTACTTTTATTTCTGAAAATCTACCTGCAGAATCACTTTCTGATTTTAATCCCAACGATTTAGATGAAACTCAATGGCAAAAGCTCGGATTTTCAGAAAAACAAACCGCGACAATTTTAAAATACAAGAAAATTGTCGGTGGAAAATTTCTTTCCAAAGAGCAACTCAAAAAATGTTATGCTATTTCGGAAGAAAAATATTCTCAGTTGAATTCTTTTATTTTATTGCCTGAAACCAATTCTGAAGCGAAAGGAAATTCAGGTTTTAAAAGTTATGAAAAGAAATCTTTAAACATCACAAGGAAATTTAATCCTGACCAACTTTCACAAGCAGATTGGGAAAACATGGGATTTTCTGAAAAACAAGCCGCTGCTATTCTGAAATATAAAAATTATTTAGGCGGAAGTTTTGTGAGTAAAGAAAAGTTCAAAGAATGCTTTATCATTAATGAAGAAAACTATACGAAACTTGAACCTTATTTAATTCTTCCCGCAAAAACTCCAGCGAATTTTAATGCGTATGCTGGAAAATCGAATTCGTTTAAAACTAAAACCGTACAAACCAACTTTGACCCGAATACTTTGGATGTAAATGGCTGGATGGCCTTAGGCTTTTCTGAAAAACAAGCCAATGTCATCGTCAATTACCGTGACAGAAACCTTAAAGGAAGTTTTAAAAATTTAGAAGATATTAAAAACTGTTTTGTCATTTCGGCAGAAAAGTTTGAAGAATTAAAGCCTTTTATCAAACTGAACGTTTCTACAATGGCTAAAAATTCTGACGAGAAAAAGCCTGAACCCAAACAAGATAAAACTGATTTTTCAAAAACAGATATGAATTCTATTACATTCAAACAGCTTTTAGAGTTTGGTTTGGATGAAAAAAGTGCCGGTTCAATGATTGGTTTCAGAAAAAAACTGGGCGGATTTATGACCAAAGAACAGATTTTAGAAACTTATAATATCGATAAAGATTTGGTACAAAAATTATTAAGCATTGCTCCACTCGATAATTCAAAAGTTGAGCGACATACTTTGGTTGATGCACCTGAAGAATGGCTTAAAAACCATCCATATTTTAAATATTCTGCCGATAAAATTATTTATTACAGAATCAGCAATCCCGATGATAAAAAAATCTGGAAATTATTGAAAACCAAGCCAGAATATGAAGCGAGGATGAGACTTTATTTAAAGTAG
- a CDS encoding AraC family transcriptional regulator: MNSISVLHINLFQSEKNAPDFYFNTLKNHLVSSHKHIEKPHRHDFYVTVIFTKGTGIHEIDFQKYDVSEGSLFFLSPGQVHSWELSPDTDGYIFFFSQPYYEMHYVNQKLKNFPFFNSPSFPRKLQLQSEELMNMIHLFEAIGSEHQAQNVMKQGFILSLISQIYIHSARAFSKEDENALAGSVSYFKHYQDFENLLEESFTSQKSISYYASQLKISAKHLNRITQTVMQKTASEIITERVILEAKRMLIYLDEGLVEIAFRLGYEEYSYFARIFRKNTGITPSQFIKDHKH, encoded by the coding sequence ATGAATTCTATCTCGGTATTGCATATCAATCTTTTTCAGTCAGAGAAAAACGCTCCGGATTTTTACTTTAATACGCTGAAAAATCATTTGGTTTCAAGTCATAAACACATCGAGAAACCACATCGTCACGATTTTTATGTCACCGTTATTTTTACGAAAGGAACAGGGATTCATGAGATAGATTTTCAAAAATATGATGTTTCTGAAGGAAGTTTGTTTTTTCTTTCTCCGGGACAGGTGCACAGTTGGGAGCTTTCTCCGGATACTGATGGCTACATTTTCTTTTTTTCTCAGCCTTATTATGAAATGCATTACGTCAACCAAAAACTGAAAAATTTTCCGTTTTTTAATTCTCCAAGTTTTCCTAGAAAGCTTCAGCTTCAATCAGAGGAATTAATGAATATGATTCATCTTTTTGAAGCTATTGGAAGTGAACATCAAGCTCAGAATGTGATGAAGCAAGGTTTTATTCTTTCTCTTATTTCTCAAATTTACATTCATTCAGCAAGAGCGTTTTCTAAAGAAGATGAAAATGCGTTAGCGGGAAGTGTGTCTTATTTTAAGCATTATCAGGATTTTGAAAACTTACTTGAAGAATCTTTTACTTCTCAAAAATCGATTTCTTATTATGCTTCACAACTAAAAATTTCGGCAAAACACCTCAACAGAATTACTCAAACCGTTATGCAAAAAACAGCTTCAGAAATTATCACTGAAAGAGTAATTCTGGAAGCCAAAAGAATGCTGATTTATCTTGATGAAGGTCTTGTAGAAATTGCTTTCAGATTAGGATATGAAGAGTATTCTTATTTTGCGAGGATATTTCGGAAAAATACAGGGATTACACCCTCGCAGTTTATTAAAGACCATAAACATTGA
- a CDS encoding PaaI family thioesterase, with amino-acid sequence MTDSFDRSETLKFYKAELLEVETDYVSIKIPKMELMTRKAGMFNGAMIASLVDVSSGYAAVSHYEEDCYVVTVELKVNYLRPAMGDALVSKAYVVKGGSKISVIRTEIYTVDENRSSESHVATSLVTMMKIK; translated from the coding sequence ATGACCGACAGTTTCGACCGTTCAGAAACTTTAAAATTCTACAAAGCCGAATTATTAGAAGTAGAAACCGATTATGTATCTATAAAAATCCCAAAAATGGAATTGATGACCCGAAAAGCAGGAATGTTTAATGGGGCAATGATTGCCTCTTTGGTTGATGTTTCGTCTGGCTATGCTGCAGTAAGCCATTATGAAGAAGATTGCTATGTGGTGACGGTAGAGTTGAAGGTTAATTATCTTCGTCCTGCAATGGGTGATGCTTTGGTTTCAAAAGCGTATGTTGTGAAAGGTGGTTCTAAAATCAGTGTCATTAGAACTGAAATTTATACAGTCGATGAAAACCGAAGTTCTGAAAGTCATGTGGCAACTTCTTTGGTAACAATGATGAAAATTAAATAG
- a CDS encoding phage holin family protein, giving the protein MNLIIRLLVTAIVAFLLTKILPGVHFDGFSTAIIFAIVLGLLNLIVKPILSLFGLPLTIITLGFFALVINAIIILIADYFIDSMMVDGFWWAFIFSIALSVVTSLANSMFSDGD; this is encoded by the coding sequence ATGAACCTTATCATTAGACTGCTGGTTACAGCTATTGTCGCATTTTTACTGACCAAGATTTTGCCGGGTGTACATTTTGATGGTTTTTCAACGGCAATTATTTTTGCAATTGTTTTAGGACTTTTAAATCTTATTGTAAAACCTATTTTAAGTCTTTTTGGCTTGCCTTTAACCATCATTACTTTAGGCTTTTTTGCTTTGGTAATCAATGCGATTATTATTCTTATAGCAGATTACTTTATCGATAGCATGATGGTAGACGGCTTTTGGTGGGCATTTATTTTCAGTATTGCACTGTCTGTAGTGACATCACTTGCCAATTCTATGTTTTCAGATGGAGATTAA
- a CDS encoding DUF2652 domain-containing protein has product MENTNSNNGIILIPDFSGFTEFVFNTKLYTGEYIVKQLLTILIDVNNQYFNISEIEGDAILFYRYDNKPSYKKISGMLKNMRSAFNMKIQELSEMLNTTIDLSLKFIVHYGKFSQYDIGSFRKLYGKPIVEAHQMLKNDFAEQPSYALYSHSFLKNSQNEEYVLNEDQMHVSEVGAIQYFGNVD; this is encoded by the coding sequence ATGGAGAATACAAACAGCAACAACGGAATTATTTTAATTCCCGATTTCAGTGGATTTACTGAATTTGTGTTCAATACAAAACTTTATACCGGAGAATATATTGTAAAACAACTACTTACTATTTTGATTGATGTAAACAATCAGTATTTTAATATTTCAGAAATTGAGGGCGACGCGATTCTATTTTATCGCTACGACAATAAACCTTCGTACAAAAAGATTTCTGGAATGTTGAAAAATATGAGAAGTGCTTTCAATATGAAAATTCAGGAATTGAGTGAAATGTTGAATACCACCATCGATTTATCATTAAAGTTTATTGTTCACTACGGTAAGTTTTCGCAATACGACATCGGAAGTTTTAGAAAATTATATGGAAAACCGATTGTAGAAGCACATCAAATGCTGAAGAATGACTTTGCCGAACAGCCTTCTTACGCTTTGTATAGTCATTCTTTTCTGAAGAATTCTCAGAATGAAGAATATGTTTTAAACGAAGATCAAATGCATGTTTCAGAAGTGGGAGCGATTCAGTATTTTGGAAATGTAGATTAA